Within Acidiferrobacterales bacterium, the genomic segment AGCCTGTTTGTAGGGTTGCTTGAAATACGGCCGGTCACCGACGATTGTCACACGATTCATGATTCGGTGTGTTGCGCCATAATCATGCGATGCATAATGCTGAGTACAACGATTATCCCAGAATGCAACATCACCCACCCGCCAGGTATGACGAACCTGAAAATCCGGCAGTTGGGAATGGTGATGAAGAATCTTCAGCAGCCCCGCGCTTTCCGGCTCCGTCAGTTCATTGATCCGCGATGTGTAGTACTCGTTGACATACAGCGCTGTCCGGCCGGTTTCGGGATGGGTCCGCAGTGCCGGGTGAGTCATGAGCGGGAACGCTTCTTTCAATTCTTGCAATCGCTGCTCTCCATTCGGCTGCATCCTCAAAGAGGTTCCCCAACCTCTTTCGATTGAATGCTGAGCAGTCAGCGACTCGAGCATGATTCTGATCGGTGCAGACAGAGTGTCATAGGCGGCATACATGCTGGCGAATAGGGTATCGCCACCTGAATCCGGGATTTTCCTGGCGATCAGGATGGAGCCCATGGAAGGAGCTTCCTGATAGGTTACGTCGGTATGCCAGTAGTGTTCCGCATCATGCGAGCGGCCTTTTGACTCGATGATGGTCAATCGAGGATCGTCATCCTTGCGATCAAACACCGGGTGGGGCTCATCCAGTTCACCGAAATAGGAGGCAAACCGCAAATGCTCAGAGTCCGAAACCGACTGATTCCTGAAAAAAATCACGCTGAATTCGAGCAGCGCGCTCCTGATTTCTGAGATAACCTGCTTTGACAGCGGCTGACTCAGGTCGACACCGTCAACGAAAGCACCCAAGTGAGGTGATCGACGCTCAGTACTGATATGTTTGT encodes:
- a CDS encoding TauD/TfdA family dioxygenase; translation: MDYKHISTERRSPHLGAFVDGVDLSQPLSKQVISEIRSALLEFSVIFFRNQSVSDSEHLRFASYFGELDEPHPVFDRKDDDPRLTIIESKGRSHDAEHYWHTDVTYQEAPSMGSILIARKIPDSGGDTLFASMYAAYDTLSAPIRIMLESLTAQHSIERGWGTSLRMQPNGEQRLQELKEAFPLMTHPALRTHPETGRTALYVNEYYTSRINELTEPESAGLLKILHHHSQLPDFQVRHTWRVGDVAFWDNRCTQHYASHDYGATHRIMNRVTIVGDRPYFKQPYKQAA